Sequence from the Rhodococcus jostii RHA1 genome:
TGTGATCTACACATCCGGAACCACCGGAACGCCGAAGGGCGTCGTGGTGCCGCATCGCGGTCTGGTGAATGTGGTTGCTGCGCAGGCGCCGGTGCTCGACATCGACGGCGACGTGCGGGTTCTCCAGCTGGCCTCCCCGACCTTCGACGCCTCACTGTTCGAAATGCTCTACGCGCTGTCGTCCGGCGGCAGCCTGGTGATCGCCCCCGACTTCAGTTATGCCGGCGTTCAGCTGGCCGAGGTGGTGCGCCGGGAGCGCATCACCCACCTCGTCGCGACGCCCACCGTGCTGGCCACTCTCGATGCCGACAGCCTGGGTGACGAAGGGCCCCAGACCGTGGTGTCGGTCGGCGAACGCCTACCGTCCGCATTGGCGACGACCTGGGCGTCGGGTCATCGGCTCTTCAATGCCTACGGTCCCACTGAATTCACGATCCTGGCGTCGGTCGCAGGACCGCTCACGCCGGCAGGCGTCGATGACGGCGTCGACATCGGGGACGTGATCGACGCCGCCGCCGCCCTCGTGCTCGACCCGAGGCTGCACCCGGTGCCCGACGGCGTGACCGGTGAGCTCTACCTGTCCGGAAGCAGCGTCGCCCGTGGCTACCTCGGACGGGGTGGTCTCACCGCAACGCAGTTCGTCCCCAATCCGTATGGGAAACCTGGCGACCGGATGTATCGCACCGGAGACCTCGTGCGCCGCAATGCACACGGTGCCCTGGACTATCTGGGACGTGACGACGCTCAGGTGCAGCTGCACGGCATCCGCGTCGAACCTGCCGAGGTGGACGTCGCCTTGACGCGGCACTCCGACGTCCGGTTCGTGATCACCACGCCGGTCGTGGCTCCCGGTGGACAGCTCGTCCTCGTCTCCTACGTGGTGATGGAGCCGGACTCCACGCACACCCCCCACAGTGTGCGCGAATTCGCCCGCGCCGTCCTGCCCCGACATCTGGTACCGTCCGCCGTCGTCGTGCTCGACAGCCTGCCGGTTCTGCCGTCGGGCAAAGTCGACCGATCCGCGCTTCCCGAGCCGGAATTCGATTCGGACACGCCAGGAACGACACCGCCGATCGGATATCTGGAGACGGTGGTCGCCGAGGTGATGGCCGAGGTCATCGGAGTGGATTTCATCGGTGCGGATCAAGATTTCTTCGCGCTGGGCGGCACCTCGATGGGCGCGGTGGCGGCGGCCGATGAACTGCGCACCAGGCTGGGCGGGGACGTGCCCCTGCAATGGCTCTTCACGGACCCCACCGCCGCGCGACTCGCCAAGCGCATCGAGTCCGGTAAGTCGTCGTCCGACGATCCGTTCGCCGCTGTGGTGCGCCTCGGAGGAGAGGGCGACGGTCCGCCACTGTTCTGCATCCACCCTGCGGCGGGTATCGCGTGGTGTTACGCAGGCCTCGCAGAACATCTCCCCGGACATGTGTTGTACGGAGTGCAGGCAACCGGTGCCACGGATTTGCCCTCGTCCGTCGCCGAGCTGGCCGCTCGCCACATCGACGCCATCCGCGCGGTGCAACCGGCCGGGCCGTACCACCTGCTCGGCTGGTCGCTGGGCGGCACCGTGGCACAGGAAATGGCCGTGCAACTACACGAAGCTGGCCACGAAGTGGCCACCCTCGCGATGCTCGACACCCTGCTGCCGGAACACCGCGCGGCGCTCGTGAACCTCGGCGACAACCGGCCCGAGCTGGACCTCCCAGCCGAGCTCGGAGCCGCAGTGTCGGCCGATCGGGTGCAGTCGCTGGGCGAGCTCCTCATCCGTCTCGAACAGATCGCGTCGACACATCAGCCCCGGCACTTCGACGGCGACGCTGTGTTCTTCACAGCCGCATATGATCTCGATCATCATCCGGAACTCGTTCCGGACTGGCGGACACACTTCGGCGGTGACGTCACCGAACACCGCATCGATGCTGTGCACGCAGACATGGTCGGGCGTGTACCGGTGTCAGTGATCGGCCGAAGACTGCGGGGATCGGGAGGCCACTCCGGACCGTGAAGCAGCCGCCGCCCCTGACCGCGGCCATCACTACGATGCAGAGGTTCAGTCGGGTCGAAACGAAGTAGATGACAGCACGATCACGCAAGCCCCGAGCGTGAAGTCGATGGGAGACTCGATAATGGAAATACAGGACTACCTGCGGATACTGCAAGCGCGATGGAAGATCATCGCCGTAACGACCGTAGTTGCAATTCTCGGCGCGCTGGGAGCATCACTGCTCACCACGCCGATGTACGAGGCGTCGACCCGCATGTTCGTGTCCACGTCGTCCGGGGCATCAGTCAACGAGATATACCAGGGCAATCTGTTCTCGCAGCAGCGAGTGACGTCATATACCAAGCTGCTCACCGGTGAAAATCTCGCGCAGCGAACCATCGACAAGCTCGGCCTCGACATGACGGCGCCCGCACTCGCATCGCAAGTGAAGGCCAGCTCGGCGCCGGACACGGTGCTGATCGACGTCAAGGTGCAGGATCCGTCGCCGGAACGCGCCCGCGACATCGCCAATGCCCTGTCCGACGAGTTCGTCGTCATGGCACGAGAATTGGAGACGCCCGAGCGTGGCGGCGCCCCGGCGGCGCGCGTCGTCGTCGAGCAGCAGGCTCAGACGCCGTCGGTGGCGGTCTCCCCGAAGACCGAACGGAACCTGGCGCTGGGTGCAGCGGTGGGCTTGCTGCTCGGCCTCGCGCTGGCCGTCCTGCGTGATCGCCTCGACAACACGGTCAAGGACCGGCGCACCGTCGAGGAGCTGGCCGGTTCCGCACTAATCGGCACCATCCCGTTCGACAAGGACCGGCAGACGCAGCAGGCCATCAATTTCGCCGAAGGCAACTCGTCGAGCGCCGAGTCCTACCGCGAGCTGCGGACCAACCTGCAGTTCCTCGAGGTGGACAACCCGCCGCGCGTCATCGTCGTCACCAGTTCGCTGCCCACCGAGGGTAAGACCACCACCGCCATCAACATCGCGCTCGTGCTGGCGGAGGGCGGCCAGAACGTATGCCTGGTCGAGGGCGACCTCCGTAAGCCGCGGGTGTCGAAGTACCTCGGTGTCGTCGGTTCCGTCGGTCTCAGCAGCGTCCTCGCCGGCAAGGCCGACCTCGACGCCGTGCTCCAGCCGACGCAGTACTCGGGACTCACGGTGCTGGCATCCGGACCGATCCCGCCGAACCCGAGTGAGCTCCTCGGAACGGAGACGGCCCGCCAGGTGCTGGCCGATCTGCGCGGCCGGTTCGACTACGTGATCGTCGACGCGTCGCCACTGCTGCCGGTCACCGACGCGACCGTCTTGACCGCGATGTCGGACGGCGCGCTGGTCATCGCGCGGCACGCCGAAACCAAGCGGGATCAGCTGTCGCGGGCGGTGGGCAACCTGCACAGTGTGGGGGCAACCATCCTCGGCACGGTCATCACGATGACGCCGAGCCGCGGACGGGGCGTCTACGAGTACAAGTACTACTACGAGACCGACAAGTCTCTGCCGCAGATGCAGCAGGCCGCCCCCACGCAGCCTCCCGTGCAGCAGCAGCCCCCTCAGCACCAGGCACCTCAGCAGCCGCAGCCGGCCCCGCACGTTCGCGACGAGTACCCGCCGCAGCAGTACGGTCCGAACGGGGGAGATCAGCAGGAAGTGCCCGCCTACCAGGGCGCCCCGGCCTACCAGGGCGACCAGGGTCAGCAGTGGTACGGCGGTCCCGACCACTACGGCAACGAGCAGCAGGCGGGCGCACCGGTGCCTCCCACACCGCGACGCACCCGCCGCTACCGCGACGACCAGGAAGCCTGGTCAGAGACGGACGCTTCGCGCGACCACACCCAGTAGATCGGCGATCTCGGACCCGATGGTCAGGAACGTGTCCTCGTCCTGCCCCATCGGGTCCGGAACGTCCTCCGGGGTCTCGTCGGCCTTGTGTTTGGGACGTGCCGCAGCCAGGTCGGCCACCGACTTCGCATCCGCCGCCTCCGCGAGCCGAGCCGCCTCCCGGAGCGTGAACGTCTTCTTCAGCTGCTCCGGGGCCAGCGCCAGCACCTTCTCGCGCTGACGCTCGGTCATCGTCAACACCAGATCGGCATCCGCCGCCAGATCGGCGGTGAGCATCCGCGCGGTGAAATCGCTCGGATCACCGCCGAGCCCTTCGAGGACTTGCGCGGCCGTCGGTTCCATCGGGCGTCCGACCGCGGCGCGGGTACCTGCGCTTTCGGCAGTCAGATCGGTGATCCCGAGCTCCTCGGCGTATGCCACTGCGAGGCGCTCAGCCGTTGGGGAGCGACAGACGTTTCCGGTGCAGACGAAGAGAACATGCATGGGCGAAGCATAGGGTCTCGCCTCGCACCGTTCGTACACGCACTGTTGGCTTCGAACATCAGTCGGGTAAATATCGCGCTCACCTGCGCTGGTTATCAAGGGTGCATGCGCTGCACCGTGTTTGGAACCGGATACCTGGGAGCCACCCACGCCGCCTGCATGGCGGAACTGGGCCACGACGTCCTGGGCGTCGACATCGATCCCGGAAAAGTGGCGAAACTCTCGTCCGGGGAGGTCCCGTTCTACGAGCCCGGGCTGGGGGAGGTGCTGCGCCGGAACATCGACGCCGGCCGACTGCACTTCACCACGTCGTACAGCGAGGCCGCCGAGTTCGCCGACCTCCACTTTCTCGGTGTCGGCACCCCGCAGAAGAAGGGTGAATATGCCGCGGACCTGCGGCACGTGCACTCGGTGATCGACACCCTCGCCCCGCTGCTCGACCGTCCCGCCGTCATCGTCGGCAAGTCGACCGTTCCCGTCGGGACGGCGGCGGAGCTGGGTGCGCGGGCCCGGGCACTCGCCCCGGCGGGGAACGCCGTGGAAGTGGCGTGGAATCCGGAATTCCTGCGGGAGGGCTTCGCCGTCGCGGACACCCTGCACCCCGACCGGATGGTGCTGGGAGTGGACCGCCAGCGCCCCGGACGCGCGGAGACCGAGTTACGCGAACTGTATGCCCGCCTGCTCGGCGAGGACATTCCGTTCCTGGTCACCGACCTCGCCACCGCGGAACTGGTGAAGGTCTCGGCCAACGCGTTCCTCGCCACCAAGATCTCCTTCATCAACGCCATCTCCGAGGTCTGCGAGGCCACCGGCGCCGACGTCACCCAACTCGCCGACGCCCTGGGATACGACGCGCGGATCGGCCGCCGCTTCCTCAACGCC
This genomic interval carries:
- a CDS encoding polysaccharide biosynthesis tyrosine autokinase, which translates into the protein MEIQDYLRILQARWKIIAVTTVVAILGALGASLLTTPMYEASTRMFVSTSSGASVNEIYQGNLFSQQRVTSYTKLLTGENLAQRTIDKLGLDMTAPALASQVKASSAPDTVLIDVKVQDPSPERARDIANALSDEFVVMARELETPERGGAPAARVVVEQQAQTPSVAVSPKTERNLALGAAVGLLLGLALAVLRDRLDNTVKDRRTVEELAGSALIGTIPFDKDRQTQQAINFAEGNSSSAESYRELRTNLQFLEVDNPPRVIVVTSSLPTEGKTTTAINIALVLAEGGQNVCLVEGDLRKPRVSKYLGVVGSVGLSSVLAGKADLDAVLQPTQYSGLTVLASGPIPPNPSELLGTETARQVLADLRGRFDYVIVDASPLLPVTDATVLTAMSDGALVIARHAETKRDQLSRAVGNLHSVGATILGTVITMTPSRGRGVYEYKYYYETDKSLPQMQQAAPTQPPVQQQPPQHQAPQQPQPAPHVRDEYPPQQYGPNGGDQQEVPAYQGAPAYQGDQGQQWYGGPDHYGNEQQAGAPVPPTPRRTRRYRDDQEAWSETDASRDHTQ
- a CDS encoding protein-tyrosine-phosphatase; its protein translation is MHVLFVCTGNVCRSPTAERLAVAYAEELGITDLTAESAGTRAAVGRPMEPTAAQVLEGLGGDPSDFTARMLTADLAADADLVLTMTERQREKVLALAPEQLKKTFTLREAARLAEAADAKSVADLAAARPKHKADETPEDVPDPMGQDEDTFLTIGSEIADLLGVVARSVRL
- a CDS encoding UDP-glucose dehydrogenase family protein, which translates into the protein MRCTVFGTGYLGATHAACMAELGHDVLGVDIDPGKVAKLSSGEVPFYEPGLGEVLRRNIDAGRLHFTTSYSEAAEFADLHFLGVGTPQKKGEYAADLRHVHSVIDTLAPLLDRPAVIVGKSTVPVGTAAELGARARALAPAGNAVEVAWNPEFLREGFAVADTLHPDRMVLGVDRQRPGRAETELRELYARLLGEDIPFLVTDLATAELVKVSANAFLATKISFINAISEVCEATGADVTQLADALGYDARIGRRFLNAGLGFGGGCLPKDIRAFMARAGELGANQALHFLREVDSINMRRRTRMVELAAQVCGGSLLGANVAVLGAAFKPESDDVRDSPALNVAGMMQLHGAVVSVYDPKALDNSRRLFPTLNYATSAVEACDNADAVLLLTEWAEFVALKPEDLNDVVRARVMVDGRNCLDAADWRTAGWVYRGLGKG